From the Malus domestica chromosome 17, GDT2T_hap1 genome, one window contains:
- the LOC103406008 gene encoding uncharacterized protein isoform X1 → MAGLTAEEENPLMLKIAQILDDARASNASHTRKLKELAALRSKTSSSSLFFSAFCKTLLPLFAFQRRTASAERIVRFISAFATARDSGNASQSDAFLEEFLRFLLPASSAAKKTPRSRACQIVSEIIVQLPDDAEVSSDLWDEVIDCMKLRAGDKVPVIRTCAVRALSRFASDCENSDILDLFLEMLPAEQTVEVRKAIVLSLPPSNATAQAIIDCTLDVSESVRKAAYRVLASKFPLQSLSIKHRTLILQRGLADRSVAVSNECLKLMKDEWLNKCCKGDPLELLKYLDVETYELVGESVACALLKDGLIKLHDGESIRHYISSADERTEGGSERCTPSIQLMEAEVALYWRMICRHLQMEAQAKGSDAASTMGTEAAVYAAEASDTSDLLEQILPATISDYIDLVKAHIDAGPNYRFACRQLLLLGAMLDFSDVTTRKVASTFVLELLHKPFDHEVDECGNMVVIGDGINLGGDRDWAEAVFGLASKVHAASGEFEEVVLGVVEELARSCRERTADFLQWMHCLAVFGLCLEKARSYHWIQGKAIEPTELLQSLLLPAAKHSHLEVQGIAVRCLGLFGLLEKKPSQELVKQLKLSFIKGPAPISIVACKALFDLGMWHNPQEVDRVMGVDISPQCQDYDITSSPLNLSDTDGISSIKLLDLLYAGIMKDDWDSSLANDENESIHCALGEGFAKILLLSENYQGMPASLHPLLLSKLITLYFSNESKDLQRLKQCLSVFFENYPSLAVNHKKCISKAFLPVMHSLWPGINGTAGGSATMVSNMRKRAVQVSRFMLHIMQAPLYKNGTEKGNDTGELPEVIEEPPLECGEEGLAIRIAAEVATFGTKKTPAEKAYVSALCRVLVMLHFRLSEQEAIQLMRRLLILVVESVSAEKDLVKELRRMADHLKAQDRHPDQEMSQDQANLIFGKLELDFNLDFNVSVEMPQTPAPRSTKPARSRRRVALEEASSDDEDSSPTSVVPNNLVTISARSQRASKTAALSKMTANKALRIDEDDEEEEEGSEVISDEDSDGSD, encoded by the exons ATGGCGGGATTGACGGCAGAAGAAGAGAACCCCTTGATGCTCAAAATCGCTCAAATCCTCGACGACGCTCGGGCTTCCAACGCCAGCCACACCCGCAAGCTCAAGGAGCTCGCCGCCCTCCGCTCCAAAACGTCGtcctcctccctcttcttctctgCATTCTGTAAAACTCTACTTCCCCTCTTCGCCTTCCAGAGGCGCACCGCCTCCGCCGAACGCATCGTCCGGTTCATCTCCGCCTTCGCAACTGCCCGAGACTCCGGCAATGCCTCCCAATCCGACGCTTTCTTGGAGGAATTTCTCAGGTTCCTTTTGCCGGCGTCATCAGCCGCTAAAAAGACTCCGAGGTCACGAGCCTGCCAGATTGTTTCTGAG ATCATCGTGCAATTACCTGATGATGCGGAAGTGAGCAGTGATCTCTGGGATGAAGTAATAGATTGTATGAAGTTGCGTGCGGGGGACAAGGTCCCTGTAATCCGTACATGTGCAGTTAGAGCTCTTTCACGTTTTGCAAGTGATTGCGAGAACAGTGATATCCTTGATTTATTTCTTGAGATGCTTCCTGCAGAGCAAACTGTG GAGGTTCGGAAGGCAATAGTGCTATCTTTGCCTCCTTCAAATGCAACCGCACAAGCAATCATTGATTGTACATTAGATGTCAGTGAATCAGTGCGCAAAGCAGCATACCGTGTTCTAGCTAGTAAATTTCCTCTTCAAAGTCTAAG TATCAAGCATAGAACATTAATTCTTCAGAGGGGACTTGCTGATCGTTCTGTTGCTGTTTCAAATGAGTGTCTAAAGTTAATGAAAGATGAATGGTTAAATAAATGCTGCAAAGGAGACCCTTTAGAACTACTCAAGTATCTCGATGTTGAAACCTATGAATTGGTTGGGGAGTCAGTGGCTTGTGCGTTGTTAAAAGAtggtttaattaaattacatgATGGTGAAAGTATTCGGCACTACATATCATCTGCGGATGAGAGAACTGAAG GCGGTTCAGAACGTTGCACGCCAAGCATTCAACTAATGGAAGCGGAGGTAGCCCTTTATTGGAGGATGATATGTAGGCACCTGCAGATGGAAGCACAA GCTAAAGGCTCTGACGCTGCTTCAACAATGGGCACTGAAGCAGCAGTATATGCGGCAGAAGCTTCAGACACCAGTGACCTTCTTGAGCAAATTCTACCAGCAACAATTTCTGATTATATAGATTTAGTCAAAGCTCACATTGATGCTG GACCAAATTATCGCTTTGCATGTCGGCAGCTACTATTGCTTGGTGCAATGCTTGATTTTTCAGATGTTACAACCCGGAAGGTTGCTAGTACATTTGTGCTGGAGCTTCTGCATAAGCCTTTTGATCATGAAGTTGATGAGTGTGGGAACATGGTTGTTATAGGAGATGGAATAAATCTTGGTGGTGATAGAGATTGGGCTGAAGCAGTGTTTGGGTTAGCAAGCAAGGTGCATGCTGCTAGTGGTGAATTTGAAGAAGTTGTTCTTGGGGTTGTAGAGGAACTTGCTCGTTCTTGCAGGGAAAGAACAGCGGATTTTCTGCAATGGATGCACTGCCTTGCTGTTTTCGGCCTTTGCTTGGAGAAGGCAAGGTCATATCATTGGATTCAAGGGAAAGCTATTGAACCTACTGAACTACTGCAATCGTTGTTGCTTCCAGCG GCAAAACATTCTCACTTGGAAGTCCAAGGGATTGCAGTCAGGTGTCTTGGGCTTTTTGGATTGTTAGAGAAAAAGCCAAGCCAGGAACTAGTAAAGCAGTTAAAGCTTTCATTTATTAAGGGACCAGCTCCAATTAGCATAGTTGCTTGCAAGGCATTATTTGATCTCGGGATGTGGCATAATCCTCAGGAAGTTGATAGGGTGATGGGCGTGGACATTTCACCACAATGTCAAGATTATGATATAACTTCTAGTCCTTTAAACCTTTCTGATACAGATGGGATATCGAGCATTAAATTGCTAGATCTTTTGTATGCTGGAATCATGAAAGATGATTGGGACAGTTCTTTAGCAAATGATGAAAATGAGTCCATTCACTGTGCTCTTGGTGAGGGGTTTGCAAAAATTCTTCTTCTAAGTGAGAATTACCAAGGCATGCCTGcttctttacatccattactttTATCCAAGCTCATTACCTTGTACTTCAGCAACGAATCTAAAGACTTGCAGAG GTTGAAACAGTGCTTATCTGTGTTCTTTGAGAATTACCCTTCCCTCGCAGTTAATCACAAG AAGTGTATATCCAAGGCTTTCCTTCCAGTCATGCATTCTCTGTGGCCGGGTATCAATGGCACTGCTGGAGGTTCTGCTACCATGGTTTCTAATATGCGTAAGCGTGCAGTCCAAGTATCACGTTTTATGCTGCACATCATGCAGGCTCCCTTATATAAAAATGGGACAGAGAAAGGAAATGATACCGGGGAACTACCAGAAGTGATAGAAGAACCTCCACTTGAGTGTGGTGAGGAGGGGCTTGCCATACGCATAGCCGCAGAG GTTGCTACTTTCGGTACAAAGAAGACACCTGCAGAGAAGGCATACGTGTCAGCATTATGCAGAGTACTTGTCATGCTCCATTTCCGGTTATCAGAGCAAGAGGCAATTCAGTTAATGAGGAGGCTTTTAATTCTTGTGGTTGAATCTGTATCAGCAGAGAAGGATCTTGTCAAAGAGTTAAGGCGGATGGCTGACCATCTCAAGGCACAAGATAGGCATCCAGATCAGGAAATGTCGCAAGATCAAGCTAATCTTATATTTG GTAAGTTAGAACTAGACTTCAACTTGGATTTCAATGTTTCTGTtgaaatgccgcaaaccccagCTCCTCGCTCAACCAAACCAGCCCGTTCCAGAAGACGAGTGGCGCTTGAAGAGGCATCTTCAGACGATGAAGATAGTTCTCCCACCTCGGTGGTTCCTAATAATCTTGTCACAATAAGCGCTCGCTCACAGAGAGCAAGCAAGACCGCAGCACTATCGAAGATGACTGCTAATAAAGCCTTGAGGAtcgatgaagatgatgaagaggaggaagaaggctCGGAGGTTATATCTGATGAAGACTCCGATGGATCTGATTAG
- the LOC103406008 gene encoding uncharacterized protein isoform X2, whose product MAGLTAEEENPLMLKIAQILDDARASNASHTRKLKELAALRSKTSSSSLFFSAFCKTLLPLFAFQRRTASAERIVRFISAFATARDSGNASQSDAFLEEFLRFLLPASSAAKKTPRSRACQIVSEIIVQLPDDAEVSSDLWDEVIDCMKLRAGDKVPVIRTCAVRALSRFASDCENSDILDLFLEMLPAEQTVEVRKAIVLSLPPSNATAQAIIDCTLDVSESVRKAAYRVLASKFPLQSLSIKHRTLILQRGLADRSVAVSNECLKLMKDEWLNKCCKGDPLELLKYLDVETYELVGESVACALLKDGLIKLHDGESIRHYISSADERTEERCTPSIQLMEAEVALYWRMICRHLQMEAQAKGSDAASTMGTEAAVYAAEASDTSDLLEQILPATISDYIDLVKAHIDAGPNYRFACRQLLLLGAMLDFSDVTTRKVASTFVLELLHKPFDHEVDECGNMVVIGDGINLGGDRDWAEAVFGLASKVHAASGEFEEVVLGVVEELARSCRERTADFLQWMHCLAVFGLCLEKARSYHWIQGKAIEPTELLQSLLLPAAKHSHLEVQGIAVRCLGLFGLLEKKPSQELVKQLKLSFIKGPAPISIVACKALFDLGMWHNPQEVDRVMGVDISPQCQDYDITSSPLNLSDTDGISSIKLLDLLYAGIMKDDWDSSLANDENESIHCALGEGFAKILLLSENYQGMPASLHPLLLSKLITLYFSNESKDLQRLKQCLSVFFENYPSLAVNHKKCISKAFLPVMHSLWPGINGTAGGSATMVSNMRKRAVQVSRFMLHIMQAPLYKNGTEKGNDTGELPEVIEEPPLECGEEGLAIRIAAEVATFGTKKTPAEKAYVSALCRVLVMLHFRLSEQEAIQLMRRLLILVVESVSAEKDLVKELRRMADHLKAQDRHPDQEMSQDQANLIFGKLELDFNLDFNVSVEMPQTPAPRSTKPARSRRRVALEEASSDDEDSSPTSVVPNNLVTISARSQRASKTAALSKMTANKALRIDEDDEEEEEGSEVISDEDSDGSD is encoded by the exons ATGGCGGGATTGACGGCAGAAGAAGAGAACCCCTTGATGCTCAAAATCGCTCAAATCCTCGACGACGCTCGGGCTTCCAACGCCAGCCACACCCGCAAGCTCAAGGAGCTCGCCGCCCTCCGCTCCAAAACGTCGtcctcctccctcttcttctctgCATTCTGTAAAACTCTACTTCCCCTCTTCGCCTTCCAGAGGCGCACCGCCTCCGCCGAACGCATCGTCCGGTTCATCTCCGCCTTCGCAACTGCCCGAGACTCCGGCAATGCCTCCCAATCCGACGCTTTCTTGGAGGAATTTCTCAGGTTCCTTTTGCCGGCGTCATCAGCCGCTAAAAAGACTCCGAGGTCACGAGCCTGCCAGATTGTTTCTGAG ATCATCGTGCAATTACCTGATGATGCGGAAGTGAGCAGTGATCTCTGGGATGAAGTAATAGATTGTATGAAGTTGCGTGCGGGGGACAAGGTCCCTGTAATCCGTACATGTGCAGTTAGAGCTCTTTCACGTTTTGCAAGTGATTGCGAGAACAGTGATATCCTTGATTTATTTCTTGAGATGCTTCCTGCAGAGCAAACTGTG GAGGTTCGGAAGGCAATAGTGCTATCTTTGCCTCCTTCAAATGCAACCGCACAAGCAATCATTGATTGTACATTAGATGTCAGTGAATCAGTGCGCAAAGCAGCATACCGTGTTCTAGCTAGTAAATTTCCTCTTCAAAGTCTAAG TATCAAGCATAGAACATTAATTCTTCAGAGGGGACTTGCTGATCGTTCTGTTGCTGTTTCAAATGAGTGTCTAAAGTTAATGAAAGATGAATGGTTAAATAAATGCTGCAAAGGAGACCCTTTAGAACTACTCAAGTATCTCGATGTTGAAACCTATGAATTGGTTGGGGAGTCAGTGGCTTGTGCGTTGTTAAAAGAtggtttaattaaattacatgATGGTGAAAGTATTCGGCACTACATATCATCTGCGGATGAGAGAACTGAAG AACGTTGCACGCCAAGCATTCAACTAATGGAAGCGGAGGTAGCCCTTTATTGGAGGATGATATGTAGGCACCTGCAGATGGAAGCACAA GCTAAAGGCTCTGACGCTGCTTCAACAATGGGCACTGAAGCAGCAGTATATGCGGCAGAAGCTTCAGACACCAGTGACCTTCTTGAGCAAATTCTACCAGCAACAATTTCTGATTATATAGATTTAGTCAAAGCTCACATTGATGCTG GACCAAATTATCGCTTTGCATGTCGGCAGCTACTATTGCTTGGTGCAATGCTTGATTTTTCAGATGTTACAACCCGGAAGGTTGCTAGTACATTTGTGCTGGAGCTTCTGCATAAGCCTTTTGATCATGAAGTTGATGAGTGTGGGAACATGGTTGTTATAGGAGATGGAATAAATCTTGGTGGTGATAGAGATTGGGCTGAAGCAGTGTTTGGGTTAGCAAGCAAGGTGCATGCTGCTAGTGGTGAATTTGAAGAAGTTGTTCTTGGGGTTGTAGAGGAACTTGCTCGTTCTTGCAGGGAAAGAACAGCGGATTTTCTGCAATGGATGCACTGCCTTGCTGTTTTCGGCCTTTGCTTGGAGAAGGCAAGGTCATATCATTGGATTCAAGGGAAAGCTATTGAACCTACTGAACTACTGCAATCGTTGTTGCTTCCAGCG GCAAAACATTCTCACTTGGAAGTCCAAGGGATTGCAGTCAGGTGTCTTGGGCTTTTTGGATTGTTAGAGAAAAAGCCAAGCCAGGAACTAGTAAAGCAGTTAAAGCTTTCATTTATTAAGGGACCAGCTCCAATTAGCATAGTTGCTTGCAAGGCATTATTTGATCTCGGGATGTGGCATAATCCTCAGGAAGTTGATAGGGTGATGGGCGTGGACATTTCACCACAATGTCAAGATTATGATATAACTTCTAGTCCTTTAAACCTTTCTGATACAGATGGGATATCGAGCATTAAATTGCTAGATCTTTTGTATGCTGGAATCATGAAAGATGATTGGGACAGTTCTTTAGCAAATGATGAAAATGAGTCCATTCACTGTGCTCTTGGTGAGGGGTTTGCAAAAATTCTTCTTCTAAGTGAGAATTACCAAGGCATGCCTGcttctttacatccattactttTATCCAAGCTCATTACCTTGTACTTCAGCAACGAATCTAAAGACTTGCAGAG GTTGAAACAGTGCTTATCTGTGTTCTTTGAGAATTACCCTTCCCTCGCAGTTAATCACAAG AAGTGTATATCCAAGGCTTTCCTTCCAGTCATGCATTCTCTGTGGCCGGGTATCAATGGCACTGCTGGAGGTTCTGCTACCATGGTTTCTAATATGCGTAAGCGTGCAGTCCAAGTATCACGTTTTATGCTGCACATCATGCAGGCTCCCTTATATAAAAATGGGACAGAGAAAGGAAATGATACCGGGGAACTACCAGAAGTGATAGAAGAACCTCCACTTGAGTGTGGTGAGGAGGGGCTTGCCATACGCATAGCCGCAGAG GTTGCTACTTTCGGTACAAAGAAGACACCTGCAGAGAAGGCATACGTGTCAGCATTATGCAGAGTACTTGTCATGCTCCATTTCCGGTTATCAGAGCAAGAGGCAATTCAGTTAATGAGGAGGCTTTTAATTCTTGTGGTTGAATCTGTATCAGCAGAGAAGGATCTTGTCAAAGAGTTAAGGCGGATGGCTGACCATCTCAAGGCACAAGATAGGCATCCAGATCAGGAAATGTCGCAAGATCAAGCTAATCTTATATTTG GTAAGTTAGAACTAGACTTCAACTTGGATTTCAATGTTTCTGTtgaaatgccgcaaaccccagCTCCTCGCTCAACCAAACCAGCCCGTTCCAGAAGACGAGTGGCGCTTGAAGAGGCATCTTCAGACGATGAAGATAGTTCTCCCACCTCGGTGGTTCCTAATAATCTTGTCACAATAAGCGCTCGCTCACAGAGAGCAAGCAAGACCGCAGCACTATCGAAGATGACTGCTAATAAAGCCTTGAGGAtcgatgaagatgatgaagaggaggaagaaggctCGGAGGTTATATCTGATGAAGACTCCGATGGATCTGATTAG